From a region of the Azospirillum formosense genome:
- a CDS encoding ATPase translates to MPNLLAKRRLVRWSGAAGASLATLTVLAGNVLAATAEHAPEAAHGGEHAAGGLPQLNPATFPTQIFWLALTFITLYYLLSKKALPRVAEVLEERQERISRDLSKAASLKEEAEAAMAQVDQSLAGARSEAQALIAQVAAEIDANNYARQAQLNAENAERLRTAEANIAAAKEQAIANVRSISADIARDVAGRLAGLNVDAAQADAAVAAVIEERRS, encoded by the coding sequence ATGCCGAACCTGTTGGCCAAGCGACGGCTGGTCCGCTGGTCGGGTGCTGCGGGCGCCTCGCTCGCCACTCTGACCGTGCTTGCCGGTAACGTCCTGGCGGCGACGGCGGAGCACGCGCCGGAAGCCGCCCATGGCGGCGAGCACGCCGCCGGCGGCCTGCCGCAGCTCAATCCCGCCACCTTCCCCACCCAGATCTTCTGGCTGGCGCTGACCTTCATCACCCTCTACTACCTCCTGTCCAAGAAAGCGCTGCCGCGCGTGGCCGAGGTTCTGGAGGAGCGCCAGGAGCGCATTTCGCGCGACCTGAGCAAGGCCGCTTCGCTCAAGGAAGAGGCCGAGGCCGCCATGGCCCAGGTCGATCAGTCCCTCGCCGGGGCCCGTTCCGAAGCCCAGGCCCTGATCGCCCAGGTCGCCGCCGAGATCGACGCGAACAACTACGCCCGTCAGGCCCAGTTGAACGCCGAGAACGCCGAGCGTCTGCGCACCGCCGAGGCGAACATCGCCGCGGCCAAGGAGCAGGCGATCGCCAACGTCCGCTCCATCTCCGCCGACATCGCCCGTGACGTCGCCGGCCGCCTGGCCGGGCTGAACGTCGACGCGGCCCAGGCCGATGCGGCGGTCGCCGCCGTGATCGAGGAGCGCCGGTCATGA
- a CDS encoding ATP synthase subunit C family protein, which translates to MEAEAAKYVGAGLAVIALAGVGLGIGNIFSTLIGSIARNPAVQPKVFPIGILGFALTEAVALFALLIAFLILFA; encoded by the coding sequence ATGGAAGCTGAAGCCGCCAAGTACGTCGGTGCCGGTCTGGCCGTTATCGCCCTCGCCGGCGTCGGCCTGGGTATCGGCAACATCTTCTCGACCCTGATCGGTTCGATCGCCCGCAACCCGGCCGTCCAGCCGAAGGTCTTCCCGATCGGCATTCTGGGCTTCGCGCTGACGGAAGCCGTCGCGCTGTTCGCCCTGCTGATCGCCTTCCTGATCCTGTTCGCCTAA
- a CDS encoding ATP synthase subunit B: MNTPEMWVAIAFIIFAALVWKKASGAITGLLDARAEKIRAELDEAQRLREDAQALLANYQRRQRDALKEAEAIIAHAREEADRLRSQAGADLEASLKRREAQAMDRIAQAEAGALAEVRNLTVDIAMDASRRILETGIQPAQADKLIEQSIAELPKHLH; encoded by the coding sequence ATGAACACGCCTGAAATGTGGGTCGCCATCGCCTTCATCATCTTCGCCGCCCTGGTGTGGAAGAAGGCGTCCGGCGCGATCACCGGCCTTCTCGACGCCCGCGCCGAGAAGATCCGTGCGGAGCTGGACGAGGCCCAGCGCCTGCGTGAAGACGCCCAGGCCCTGCTGGCCAACTACCAGCGCCGTCAGCGCGACGCTCTGAAGGAAGCCGAGGCCATCATCGCCCACGCCCGCGAGGAGGCCGACCGCCTCCGCTCGCAGGCCGGCGCCGACCTCGAAGCGTCGCTGAAGCGCCGCGAGGCCCAGGCCATGGACCGCATCGCCCAGGCGGAAGCCGGGGCGCTGGCCGAGGTCCGCAACCTGACCGTCGACATCGCCATGGACGCCAGCCGCCGCATCCTGGAAACCGGCATCCAGCCGGCCCAGGCGGACAAGCTGATCGAACAGTCGATCGCCGAGCTGCCGAAGCACCTGCACTGA
- a CDS encoding HAMP domain-containing sensor histidine kinase: MKRNGTLPRSGDAPSPLGAPARPTRSLPGLGLLRRLDEMTLAARVGLGFGVVLALVLLLALIGVASLYGVSREVGTFSSHADASQTAADLDIGLRDLEVSVRDHLAEGDQQSLLDAGLRRDGLLERMTALAGMAQDDTDRRSIEGARKALDAYWSGFEALVALRGERARLTESVLEPQISQIRAGLGRLKDAGGVDSAALAGDATVAILMMQDHLGRYVARRDDRDSLRMRAELGNARAKLAEMNRYLWVPGTRQTIDEVEAALAGIDGVLDSIESSLADEDALRAERLTPNAAAVAAHAAEIRQRNDAVAAELRGGLADQSWRTLRIALWAALGVTLAGLTMVWFVNRRVARPVSGMAAAVTSLAAGRTDIALPPDDGADEVAAMARAVRVLRDNTAEMERQRQEAADRHGQLLRDKERADAANEAKTHFLVNIGQELHAPLNEIVASSQSLMGELHRLGAGELATDIEQIQWTGEQMLTLVDAILDYARIEAGNMDVVLQDFDVHRLLIEARERTLPAADLNGNEVALQAEAAALGQMYSDFGKVRQALLNLLDNACKFTQGGAVRLAAERVERDGEPWLRFTVTDSGSGFATSQTARLFQPFVQGGAGQGGSGAKRRGAGLGLTLVGHYAAMLGGDIEVASEPGQGTRVTVALPAYYQPPAEERPLQVGTAGTAKRPLVTIAPLRPVAQLAS, encoded by the coding sequence GTGAAGCGGAACGGAACCCTGCCCCGGTCCGGCGACGCCCCCTCCCCCCTCGGTGCCCCGGCCCGCCCCACGCGCTCCCTTCCGGGGCTCGGCCTGCTGCGCCGCCTGGATGAGATGACGCTCGCCGCGCGCGTCGGGCTGGGCTTCGGCGTGGTCCTGGCTCTGGTCCTTCTGCTCGCGCTGATCGGGGTGGCCTCGCTCTACGGGGTCAGCCGCGAGGTCGGCACCTTCTCCAGCCACGCCGACGCCTCCCAGACCGCCGCCGACCTGGACATCGGGCTGCGCGACCTGGAGGTCTCGGTCCGCGACCACCTCGCCGAGGGCGACCAGCAGAGCCTGCTCGACGCCGGGCTGCGCCGCGACGGACTGCTGGAGCGGATGACGGCGCTGGCCGGCATGGCGCAGGACGACACCGACCGCCGTTCGATCGAAGGCGCCCGCAAGGCGCTGGACGCCTATTGGAGCGGTTTCGAGGCGCTGGTCGCCCTGCGCGGCGAGCGCGCCCGGCTGACGGAGTCGGTGCTGGAGCCGCAGATTTCCCAGATCCGCGCCGGGCTGGGCCGGCTGAAGGACGCGGGCGGCGTCGATTCGGCGGCGCTGGCCGGCGACGCGACCGTCGCGATCCTGATGATGCAGGACCATCTCGGCCGCTACGTGGCGCGGCGCGACGACCGCGACTCGCTGCGCATGCGCGCCGAGCTGGGCAACGCCCGCGCCAAGCTGGCGGAGATGAACCGCTACCTCTGGGTCCCCGGCACCCGCCAGACCATCGACGAGGTGGAGGCGGCGCTGGCCGGCATCGACGGGGTTCTGGACAGCATCGAGTCCTCCCTGGCTGACGAGGACGCGCTGCGCGCCGAGCGGCTGACGCCCAACGCCGCCGCCGTCGCCGCCCACGCGGCGGAAATCCGCCAGCGCAACGACGCCGTCGCGGCGGAGCTGCGCGGCGGTCTGGCCGACCAGTCCTGGCGCACCCTGCGCATCGCCCTGTGGGCGGCGCTGGGGGTGACGCTGGCGGGCTTGACGATGGTCTGGTTCGTCAACCGCCGGGTCGCCCGCCCGGTCTCCGGCATGGCCGCCGCGGTGACCTCGCTCGCCGCCGGGCGGACCGACATCGCCCTGCCGCCGGACGACGGGGCGGACGAGGTGGCCGCCATGGCCCGCGCCGTCCGCGTCCTGCGCGACAACACCGCGGAGATGGAGCGCCAGCGCCAGGAGGCCGCCGACCGGCATGGCCAGCTGCTGCGCGACAAGGAGCGCGCCGACGCCGCCAACGAGGCGAAGACCCATTTCCTGGTCAACATCGGGCAGGAGCTTCACGCCCCGCTCAACGAGATCGTCGCCTCCAGCCAGTCCCTTATGGGGGAGCTGCACCGGCTGGGCGCCGGGGAGCTGGCGACCGACATCGAGCAGATCCAGTGGACCGGCGAGCAGATGCTGACCCTGGTCGATGCGATCCTCGACTATGCCCGGATCGAGGCCGGCAACATGGACGTCGTGCTTCAGGATTTCGACGTTCACCGGCTGCTGATCGAGGCGCGGGAGCGCACCCTCCCCGCCGCCGACCTCAACGGCAACGAGGTCGCGCTGCAGGCCGAGGCCGCGGCGCTTGGCCAGATGTATTCGGATTTCGGCAAGGTCCGGCAGGCGCTTCTCAACCTGCTGGACAACGCCTGCAAGTTCACCCAGGGCGGCGCCGTCCGGCTGGCCGCCGAGCGGGTCGAGCGCGACGGCGAGCCCTGGCTGCGCTTCACCGTGACCGACAGCGGCAGCGGCTTCGCCACCAGCCAGACCGCCCGGCTGTTCCAGCCCTTCGTTCAAGGTGGAGCGGGCCAGGGCGGCAGCGGCGCCAAGCGGCGCGGCGCCGGTCTCGGCCTGACCCTGGTCGGCCATTACGCCGCCATGCTGGGCGGCGACATCGAGGTGGCGAGCGAGCCCGGCCAGGGCACCCGCGTCACGGTGGCCCTGCCCGCCTATTACCAGCCTCCGGCGGAGGAGCGCCCGCTGCAGGTCGGCACCGCCGGGACGGCCAAGCGTCCGCTGGTTACCATCGCCCCCCTGCGCCCCGTCGCCCAACTGGCTTCCTGA
- a CDS encoding class III extradiol ring-cleavage dioxygenase produces the protein MTTTQPATAIPSPFPSVFVSHGAPTLIIEDSPGRHFLAVLGKRLGRPSAVIAVSAHWTTQTPAISGATQPDTIHDFYGFPRALYAMRYAAPGAPALADRVRALTGAAVDPGQGLDHGAWVPLMLMYPEADIPVAQLSVQPGATAADHIALGRALAPLRKEGVLVLGSGGAVHNLGDFRFGERDAAGWAEDFAGWLDGVLAAGDEASLAGWKTLCPQAKAAHPTDEHFLPLPVAFGAAGNAVRTERLHTGFEHGSIGMQAYAFQGTV, from the coding sequence ATGACCACGACCCAGCCGGCCACCGCCATCCCCTCCCCCTTCCCCAGCGTCTTCGTCTCGCACGGCGCCCCCACCCTCATCATCGAGGATTCGCCCGGCCGCCATTTCCTGGCCGTTCTGGGCAAGCGGTTGGGCCGCCCGAGCGCGGTGATCGCGGTGTCGGCGCACTGGACGACCCAGACCCCGGCGATCAGCGGGGCCACGCAGCCGGACACCATCCACGACTTCTACGGCTTCCCCCGCGCCCTCTACGCGATGCGCTACGCGGCCCCCGGTGCCCCGGCGCTGGCCGACCGCGTGCGGGCGCTGACCGGCGCCGCGGTGGACCCCGGCCAGGGGCTCGACCACGGGGCCTGGGTGCCGCTGATGCTGATGTACCCGGAGGCCGACATCCCGGTCGCCCAGCTGTCCGTCCAGCCCGGCGCCACCGCCGCCGACCACATCGCGCTGGGCCGCGCCCTGGCGCCCCTGCGGAAGGAGGGCGTTCTGGTCCTCGGCAGCGGCGGAGCCGTCCACAATCTCGGCGATTTCCGCTTCGGCGAGCGCGACGCCGCCGGCTGGGCGGAGGACTTCGCCGGCTGGCTCGACGGGGTGCTGGCGGCGGGCGACGAGGCGTCGCTGGCCGGCTGGAAGACGCTCTGCCCGCAGGCCAAGGCGGCCCACCCGACCGACGAGCATTTCCTGCCCCTGCCCGTGGCCTTCGGCGCCGCCGGGAACGCGGTGCGGACGGAACGGCTTCACACCGGGTTCGAGCACGGCAGCATCGGCATGCAAGCCTACGCCTTCCAGGGCACGGTCTGA